The Sabethes cyaneus chromosome 1, idSabCyanKW18_F2, whole genome shotgun sequence DNA segment gcagactaaattatcatatggctacgattcagcgagctgaatcgtttcattgtaatttatgtgaatccgactacggtacaccatatcacgtaatttgcaactgtcctgcagtagcacaattgtgTCATAgcatctttggatcctacgtcttaaatgaatcggattttaggaaactaaaattacgagacattttgttgtttcttaccgaaagcggtattgagctataatctcttatttatcatgagtataccccccagggggtgtactattgataagttaactaccaaggattgcagtttCCCCTCGGGGGTCCAAATATCTCTCGATATGTATATGTTTgtatttgtccaaattcctcatccaccccttcctattcctcctgttttccttcccgtcctcatcaggtaaatgatgacacgggcaagatgggcaaggcacaaatcttccacatgattgtgaggaacgtgctgctcgagccaaagatgttgATATTGCAAGTGCTTTATTGAAATGCAGGCTCTTTTTGACGCtgccaagggcgctagctccCTTGACGGGGGCCAAGGTAACACGATTTTTACACGCTTATTTGGGTGTATTGAGCATCGGGCCAACGATAGGATATAAGAACTCTCCCGACACGACGCAGTTCCGGCCAATCGAGACATATTCAAGCATCATCAAGCGAAACCTGAAGAAGACCCAAAAACCTGTGGCAAGCGAGACACAGTTTAAGGCAAACTGTGGCGTTCTCGGAAAGGTCCGGCAACTCGGATTCAGTCAACCGGacgatttttcaatagttttgatTAATTTACACGCATTCTAGTTCGTTCAAATTTTGATCGTAACACCATAACATAAGCGATACAGATAAAAATTTTATATACAAGTAAGTATTACATACGATTACATActaaaacaaatcaatcaaccTCCTTACGTTACTATGCATGACCCGGCGCGGCACCACCGTAATCGCAAGCTGCAGCAACAGCATATCAGCAGCTGCTGTTTGTTTTCTTTCGTTCAGCTGCATCAGTGTGTTGTACTGTACCAACATAAATCTCGTCATTGTTCGTGTTTTGATTGCTTCGGCAATCATCAGACGGGACTCAGACGACAATCAGTCAGACGGTTTAGTTCAGTCCAGTCAGATTTCAGCTTGCTTCGAAACGCGTGAAACGCAATGAGATTGCCAATCGCAGATcactggctgctgctgctactgagtAGCAGCAGTATTATCCTTCCGACCCTTATGCTGCTCCGGGTTGGCGGAACCAGCGCTCCGAGGTTGTTTGAAGCCCCGCATACGGATTGGCGGGATAGTTTTCAGGTTGATGGCGACAAACGGTTTCCATCGGACTTTCAATTCGGAGCGGCAACTGCCGCCTATCAAATCGAAGGCGCCTGGAACGAGGACGGGAAGGGAGCTTCCGTTTGGGACACTCTCACTCACCGGCATCCCGAGCTGGTGGTTGACCGAGCGAATGGTGACGTGGCTGCTGATTCCTACTATCGTTTTCAGGAGGATATCGAAGCTCTGAAAGACGTTGGCGTAAGTTGACCCTTTGTCGAACATTTATCATATGTACTTTTTTTAATACTTGATTTCTTTCAGTTCAATTTCTATCGATTTTCCATCTCGTGGTCACGCATTCTTCCGGAAGGGGATTTGTCTTCTCTCCGGCCAGCCGGAATTGGATACTACAACAATCTAATCGATGCGCTGCTACATGCCAACATCGTACCGGTTGTAACCATGCTGCACTATGACATTCCACAATACATTCAAAACCTGGGTGGCCTAGCGTCTCCGTTGTTCGTGCGTTACTTCGAAATCTACGCCGACACCCTTTTCCGCTACTTTGGCGATCGGGTTAAGACTTGGATCACTCACAACGAACCGTGGGATTTTTGCGTTACCGGATACGGTAGCGGAACCGAGGGTCCGTTGGTGCACGCCCCCGGCGTTGGCGAATACCTGTGTGCCCATCATGTACTGTTGAGTCATGCTGCCGCTTTTCACCTTTACGACAGCAAATATCGAAAAGAACAATCCGGGCAGGTTGGAATCACTCTCAGCGGAAGGTTTTTCTATCCAGCGAATGCTGGAACTGGACCGGACGTCATTGATCGGGCACTACAGTATCAGGtgaaaaaattgttatttatggTTCTAAATTAGGTACTAACAAAAGAAACATTTTACAGTTGGGATGGTTCGCCCATCCATTGTTTAGCAAAGCCGGAGGCTATCCACCGATCATGGTGCAAGACATTGCGGACCACAGCCTGCGAGAGGGTCGAACCATGTCACGTCTTCCGCTGATGTCCGATGAGCTGAAGCAGACCGTTCAAGGATCAGCCGATTTTCTAGGCTACAATTACTACAGCAGTCGTCTGGTGGAGCTAGACAAACGGGAATACAACGAAAGCGGTCCACCTTCGGTGGAAAAGGATGCCGGACTGGTGTACAGCGTTGATCGTTCGTGGAAACGGGCCAAATCCAGCTGGCTCTATGTGGTTCCCGAAGGTCTGCGGGGAGTTTTGAACTGGTTCCGGGAAGAGTACGACAATCCACCGGTTTTTATTACCGAAAATGGTTACTCCGATGACGGTCAGCTGGAGGATCACGAGCGAGTCGATTATTACCGAAGCCATCTGCAGCAGCTGTTGGATGCGATACTGGAGGACAAGTGTAATGTGACCGGTTTCACCGCTTGGAGTATCGTTGATAACTTTGAATGGCTTCGAGGATACAGGTGAGTGGAAAATGCTTTCTCATTCGATAACATTGTGTTAAACTTATTGTATCGTTTTAGTGAAAAATTCGGTCTGTACCATGTCAACTTCTCCAGTGTCAATCGGGAACGTAGTCCGAAGCTTTCTTCGAGATTTTTTAAGGAGTTGATAAGCGAACATGTGATTCCCTCTTAAAAAATGGCTTTGGTGAAACTATGTGAGTTTCCGGAATGGCGCAAACTATTAATCATTGTCAAAAAATTCATGgaatgtagtagtagtagtaaacaAAGCATTACAAGATTCTAATATGAGTTTGATAAAATTGGAACCCTTATCATATCACAAATTTGATAAACTTCTAGACTAGATCGTAGGTTAGGTTAAATAGTGTTTGCTAGTTTTACAATGTTTGATTTTCTTGCTTTTAAGGTTTGACTAGTAGGGATCAAAGTAGGCGTAATTGCGAAAGTAAGTGAATCCTATAATTATACCAATTGAAAGTGTTGAAAAGTCTCCACTTATGATTGATTACCCAATGTATGATAAGTATCACTAGATATATAATTAATTCTGCGTTTAAAAAACGCCCAGAACTCATTCTGAGATAAAAAAAGTCATTAACCTTTGTTAACACACAAAACACTAGCGTGCACATACATAGACAAGTCTTCTGGCCTCGAAAAACAgaataatcgtaggatggcgaatctattattattattgcttatcacaaaaatatcggCCGATTAGATTGAAAACAGTGGACCTGCGGGGGGTGCAATTGAATTGCAAAT contains these protein-coding regions:
- the LOC128732371 gene encoding myrosinase 1-like; the encoded protein is MRLPIADHWLLLLLSSSSIILPTLMLLRVGGTSAPRLFEAPHTDWRDSFQVDGDKRFPSDFQFGAATAAYQIEGAWNEDGKGASVWDTLTHRHPELVVDRANGDVAADSYYRFQEDIEALKDVGFNFYRFSISWSRILPEGDLSSLRPAGIGYYNNLIDALLHANIVPVVTMLHYDIPQYIQNLGGLASPLFVRYFEIYADTLFRYFGDRVKTWITHNEPWDFCVTGYGSGTEGPLVHAPGVGEYLCAHHVLLSHAAAFHLYDSKYRKEQSGQVGITLSGRFFYPANAGTGPDVIDRALQYQLGWFAHPLFSKAGGYPPIMVQDIADHSLREGRTMSRLPLMSDELKQTVQGSADFLGYNYYSSRLVELDKREYNESGPPSVEKDAGLVYSVDRSWKRAKSSWLYVVPEGLRGVLNWFREEYDNPPVFITENGYSDDGQLEDHERVDYYRSHLQQLLDAILEDKCNVTGFTAWSIVDNFEWLRGYSEKFGLYHVNFSSVNRERSPKLSSRFFKELISEHVIPS